In one Chitinophaga sancti genomic region, the following are encoded:
- the dnaA gene encoding chromosomal replication initiator protein DnaA translates to MNKTCEQVWERCLNIIRDIVEWQPFKTWFEPIKPIQLENNVLTIQVPSQFFYEYLEEHYVGLLGKTIKRELGKEARLEYRIVVENGTPHQHPKTVNMPGQFTKTKKDSEVDFPLTIQNPVKNPFVIPGIKRVQIDSQLNPHYTFDAYIEGDCNRVARRAGKTVSEKPGGTSFNPLVIYGSVGLGKTHLAQAIGNEVKRLHPNKAVLYVSAEKFINQFIDHSKNSIINDFIHFYQLIDVLIVDDIQFFARAEKTQDAFFAIFNHLHQSGKQLILTSDKSPKDLDGLQERLLSRFRWGLSADMQMPDFETRMEILEMKMKNDGLEMPKEVVKYVAYNIQSNVRELEGALISLLAQSSLNRKEIDLELAKRVLKSFVKTSSKEITIESIQKMVCEYFDVPYDKLLQKTRKREIVQARQITMYLAKSFTKNSLKTIGEHFGGRDHTTVIHSCQTVKDLMDTDNTFRDNVIELQQKVQLAAM, encoded by the coding sequence ATGAATAAAACTTGCGAACAAGTTTGGGAAAGGTGTCTTAATATAATTAGGGATATTGTGGAATGGCAGCCATTTAAAACCTGGTTTGAACCTATTAAACCGATCCAGCTTGAAAACAATGTTTTAACGATTCAAGTACCTAGTCAGTTCTTTTATGAATATCTCGAGGAACATTACGTTGGATTATTAGGCAAGACAATCAAGCGTGAACTGGGAAAAGAAGCGAGGCTGGAGTATCGCATAGTAGTTGAGAACGGAACACCCCATCAACATCCTAAAACTGTGAATATGCCCGGGCAATTCACGAAGACCAAGAAAGACAGCGAAGTAGATTTTCCGCTTACGATACAAAATCCGGTTAAGAATCCTTTCGTTATACCGGGTATCAAACGCGTACAGATAGACTCACAGCTGAATCCACATTACACTTTCGATGCTTACATCGAAGGTGATTGTAATCGCGTGGCCCGCAGAGCTGGTAAAACAGTTTCTGAAAAACCAGGTGGTACATCTTTCAATCCTTTAGTTATATATGGATCTGTTGGTTTGGGTAAAACACACCTTGCACAAGCAATTGGTAATGAAGTAAAACGCCTTCATCCCAACAAAGCAGTGCTGTATGTAAGCGCTGAGAAATTCATCAATCAGTTCATTGATCACTCTAAGAATAGTATCATCAATGACTTCATTCACTTCTACCAGCTCATCGATGTGCTGATCGTAGATGACATACAATTCTTTGCCCGTGCAGAAAAAACACAGGATGCGTTCTTCGCTATCTTCAACCATCTGCATCAATCCGGTAAGCAACTCATATTAACATCCGATAAGTCACCCAAAGATCTGGATGGCCTGCAGGAAAGATTACTGAGCCGCTTCCGCTGGGGCCTGAGTGCCGACATGCAAATGCCGGACTTTGAGACACGTATGGAGATCCTCGAAATGAAGATGAAGAATGATGGTCTTGAGATGCCGAAAGAAGTAGTGAAGTATGTTGCATATAATATTCAAAGCAACGTACGCGAACTGGAAGGTGCACTCATCTCCCTGCTTGCACAATCTTCTCTCAACAGAAAAGAAATCGATCTTGAACTCGCTAAACGTGTACTGAAATCTTTCGTTAAAACATCCTCTAAAGAGATCACGATAGAAAGTATTCAGAAAATGGTATGCGAATACTTTGATGTACCTTATGATAAACTCCTGCAGAAAACACGTAAACGTGAGATCGTACAGGCAAGACAAATCACAATGTACCTGGCAAAGTCTTTTACAAAGAATTCATTAAAAACTATTGGTGAACACTTCGGCGGACGCGACCACACTACCGTGATCCACTCCTGCCAGACAGTGAAAGACCTAATGGATACTGATAATACTTTCCGTGACAACGTGATCGAACTGCAACAGAAAGTGCAGTTGGCTGCGATGTAA
- a CDS encoding RNA polymerase sigma-70 factor, whose product MPKDCQHTHWDNIRSGNEDAFRQLFELHWQDLFTYACRITRDPATAQDAVQSVFIHLWEKHSSLPPVTAILPYLRTALKHRLLNAMRDENLYQKHVDTFRQVAENYQANPAHEQLHLKETEQQLLQSMNRLPERMKEVFYMHRVEDLSVAEIALRLGSSPQTIRNQLNTAVQRIKHIFIVE is encoded by the coding sequence ATGCCAAAAGATTGTCAACATACACACTGGGATAATATCCGTTCAGGTAATGAAGACGCTTTCCGTCAGCTCTTCGAGCTCCACTGGCAGGACCTCTTCACCTACGCCTGCCGGATCACCCGCGACCCTGCCACTGCACAGGACGCGGTCCAATCTGTATTTATACATCTCTGGGAAAAACACAGCTCCCTCCCCCCCGTTACCGCCATCCTTCCCTACCTCCGCACCGCCCTTAAACATCGCCTCCTCAACGCGATGCGCGATGAAAACCTCTATCAAAAACATGTCGATACCTTCCGCCAGGTAGCCGAAAATTACCAGGCGAACCCCGCTCACGAACAACTCCACCTCAAGGAAACCGAGCAACAACTCTTGCAATCCATGAATCGCCTGCCCGAACGCATGAAAGAAGTCTTTTATATGCATAGAGTGGAAGATCTCTCTGTGGCAGAAATCGCCCTCAGACTCGGTTCCAGTCCACAAACCATCCGCAACCAACTCAACACCGCCGTACAGCGCATCAAACATATTTTTATCGTAGAATAA